DNA from Sorangium aterium:
TCCCCTTCGACCCCGATCTGGTCATCCCGTGCGACAACAACATGTACAGCGGAGGCCGGGCCGCGGCGCCGGCGCTCCTCGCGCAGCTGCCCGCGTGCACGGCGGCCGTCTTCGGGACGGACAAGAACGCGCTCGGGACGATGGCGGAGCTGAAGGCGGCGGGCGTCCGTGTCCCCGAGGATTTCGCGATCATCGGCTTCGACGACGTCGTGGAAGCGCAGAGCACCGACCCGCCGCTGACCACGGTGCGCCAGCGGTTCGAGATGATGGGGAGCGCGGCGTGCGAGCTGCTCGCGTCGATGATCGCCGGCGAACCCTTCCCGCCCGAGGGCGTGCGCACGGCGAACGCGCTCGTCCTGCGGAGCTCGTGTGGTTGCAATGTGGTCCAGAACTTCCTCGACATGGAGGACGCGGCCTCCGGGGAGGACGCCGCCGACACCCTGGCCCGACAGATGGTCGAGCAGCTGCTCCTGCCGCGCCCGCTGCCGCCGGAGACCCCGCCGGCCGCGGTCTGGCCGGCGGTCACGCGGGTGGTCGACATGTATTTCGCGGCGCTCCGGGGCACCGCGCCCGCCCCGGCCGCCGAGCTCGAGCGAGCCTATCGCCAGGCCATCGCCATCACGCCCGATCTGGGGGCCCTGCTGTCGACGGCCCGCCTGATGGACCAGCTCCCGGAGCGGCGCCGCATGTCCCTGGACGCCGCGGCCAGGCGGCGGGTGCAGGACTTCGTGGAGCTCGCGCGCCTCGCGAGCGCGCGGGCGCGGCTCGACGCCGAGACCCACTCCGTCCACCAGCTCGGGGTGCTCGCGAGGACCAATTACGATGTGAGCTTCGCCCTGCTCGGCGGCACCCAGCAGGAGTACCGGTCGCTCTCGTGGCTCGAGACGACCACGATGGTCTGGGGTTGCCTCGCGCTGTGGAACGACCCGGCGGAGCGCACGGGCCTCGTCGTCGCGGGCGCCTACAGCCGCGACGGCAGCCCGGTCCCCGCGAACGGGAGCCGCCACCGGCTGGAGGCGTTCCCGCCGGCGGAGATGCTGCCGCCCTCGGCCGTGGACGGCACGTACATGGTGCTGCTCCTGCCGATACGCTCCGTGGAGCGCGACTGGGGGATCCTCGTGCTGATCGGCCCGGCGGTCGTCGCGATGACCGGGGACGAGGGGACGGTCGCGATCTGGGGGACGCTGCTCGGTGCGGCCCTCGAGCGCGACGCGCTGCTGGAGTCGCTGTCGGCGCGGCACGCCGACCTGCAGCAGGCGTTCGCGAGCGAGCGCGCGCTGTCGCAGACGGTGCGGGAGCTGGGCTGCCCGATCATCCCGCTCCTCGCCGGCGTGCTGCTCGTGCCGCTGATCGGGATGCTCGACAACGGCCGCGCCCAGCAGGTGCTCGAGAAGGTGGCCGAGGGGGTGAGCCGGCACGAGGCGCTGTCCGTGCTGCTCGACCTCACGGGCGTTCCGTTCGTGGACATCCAGGTCGCCCATTTCCTGGGCATGACCAGCCGCGCGGCTGCCCTGCTCGGCGCGCGGGTCTACCTGGTCGGCGTGCGCCCCGAGATCGCGGAGAGCCTCATCGACGTCGACCTCGGCGAGCTGGCCACGTTCTCCTCGCTCGCGACGGCGCTCCTCGAGCTCACGCCGGCGGCCGGGGGCGCGCCCAAGGCGAGGTGAGGGGCGCGCCAGGGAACTGTCGCTTTCCTCACCTCCCGCCCGAAATCGATTAAGGATGGCGCTCGCCACGGAAGTGGAGAGGCTCGGCCGGACGTGGGCGAGCAGGGCGGGAGGGAGCGCGAGGATGGATCAGGGGCGCCGCGACAGCGGCATCGTGGTGCCGGAGCAGTGGGGCGAGCTTTCCGGCGCTCCGGGGCAGGCGGCGGGCTCGGGGCGCGGCACCGGCTCTTCTTTCCCTCCGGCGCGGCGCTCGTCTCTCCCTCCGGCGCGGCGCTCGTCTCTCCCTCCGGCGCGCCGCACCGACGCCCCGCCGCTCCATGTCCCGGCAGACGGCGCCGCGGCCCGCCCTCGCACCCTCGGGGTGATCTCCCCCTTTCTCGACGGCTCGTTCTGGAACCCTGTCCTGCTGGGCATCCATGACTCGGCCCAGCAGCGCGGGTTTCGCACGCTGGTGATGCGCGGTACGCCGTTCGAGGTCCACGCGCCGTCGCTCGCAGGGGAGCAGGTGGACGGGTGGATCGTCCTGATCGAGCTGCATGGCCTCGAGGCGCTCGCGCGCGGCCGGGTCCCGTTCATCACCGTCGGCACGCGCGCCCTCGATGTCGCCTGTCCAGCCGTGATCCCGGACAACCACGGCGGGATGCGGAGCGCGGTGCGCCACCTGATCGAGCACGGGCACCGGCGCATCGCGTTCGTCGGCTACTTCGATGCATACGACGTGCGCGAGCGCTTCGCGTCCTACAAGGACACGCTCGCCGAGGCGGGCATCGCCTTCGACCCCGATCTGGTCATCCGGAGCGACAACAACTGGTACAGCGGCGGCCAGAGCGCCGCGCCGGCGCTCCTCGCGCGGCTGCCCGGGTGCACGGCGGCGGTCTTCGCGACCGACAAGAACGCGCTCGGGACGATGCCCCTGCTGAAGGCGGCGGGCGTCCGCATCCCCGAGGATCTCGCGATCATCGGCTTCGACGACATCGCGGACGCGGAGAGCGCCGATCCGCCGCTGACCACGGTGCGCCAGCGGTTCGAGATGATGGGGAGCGCCGCGTGCGATCTCCTCGCGTCGATGATCGCCGGCGAGGCCTTCCCGGCCGAGGGCGTGCGCACGGCCAACACGCTCGCCGTGCGGAGCTCGTGCGGGTGCAACACGATCCAGGAGTTCCTCGACAAGGAGGACGCGGCGCCCGAGGAGGACGCCGGCGGCGTCCTGGCCCGGCAGATGGTCGAGCTCCTGCTCCTGCCCCAGCCGCTCCCGCCCGACCTCCCGCCGACCGAGGTATGGCCGGCGGTCACGTCGTTGATCGACGGCTATTTCGCGGCGCTCCGGGGCGCCGCGCTGCCT
Protein-coding regions in this window:
- a CDS encoding substrate-binding domain-containing protein, with product MGQGRQGSAVPLPEQWGELPGAARWKARGNAGASGPDARRSESAHPAARPPTLGVVAPFLSGAFWGPILLGIHESAQRRGIRTLVLRGTPSEVLAPSLGREQVDGWIVVVEFGGLEALERAGVPFITLGARPVDLRCPAVLPDNHGGVRNAVLHLIEHGHRRIAFVGNFTAYDVRERRDAYISTLAEAGIPFDPDLVIPCDNNMYSGGRAAAPALLAQLPACTAAVFGTDKNALGTMAELKAAGVRVPEDFAIIGFDDVVEAQSTDPPLTTVRQRFEMMGSAACELLASMIAGEPFPPEGVRTANALVLRSSCGCNVVQNFLDMEDAASGEDAADTLARQMVEQLLLPRPLPPETPPAAVWPAVTRVVDMYFAALRGTAPAPAAELERAYRQAIAITPDLGALLSTARLMDQLPERRRMSLDAAARRRVQDFVELARLASARARLDAETHSVHQLGVLARTNYDVSFALLGGTQQEYRSLSWLETTTMVWGCLALWNDPAERTGLVVAGAYSRDGSPVPANGSRHRLEAFPPAEMLPPSAVDGTYMVLLLPIRSVERDWGILVLIGPAVVAMTGDEGTVAIWGTLLGAALERDALLESLSARHADLQQAFASERALSQTVRELGCPIIPLLAGVLLVPLIGMLDNGRAQQVLEKVAEGVSRHEALSVLLDLTGVPFVDIQVAHFLGMTSRAAALLGARVYLVGVRPEIAESLIDVDLGELATFSSLATALLELTPAAGGAPKAR
- a CDS encoding substrate-binding domain-containing protein gives rise to the protein MDQGRRDSGIVVPEQWGELSGAPGQAAGSGRGTGSSFPPARRSSLPPARRSSLPPARRTDAPPLHVPADGAAARPRTLGVISPFLDGSFWNPVLLGIHDSAQQRGFRTLVMRGTPFEVHAPSLAGEQVDGWIVLIELHGLEALARGRVPFITVGTRALDVACPAVIPDNHGGMRSAVRHLIEHGHRRIAFVGYFDAYDVRERFASYKDTLAEAGIAFDPDLVIRSDNNWYSGGQSAAPALLARLPGCTAAVFATDKNALGTMPLLKAAGVRIPEDLAIIGFDDIADAESADPPLTTVRQRFEMMGSAACDLLASMIAGEAFPAEGVRTANTLAVRSSCGCNTIQEFLDKEDAAPEEDAGGVLARQMVELLLLPQPLPPDLPPTEVWPAVTSLIDGYFAALRGAALPSAAELGGACRQAVDITMDVGTLLATIRLLGQFHERRGASLDDTARRRVEAFLELVRLAIARARLEAESQYVRQLGVLARTNYDVSFALLGGTQQASRSLSWLETTTVVWGCLALWDDPQARARLVVAGAYSRDGSPTPPIGRRCRPEAFLPAAMLPPSAEDGTHMVLLLPIRSARRDWGILVLVGPTLVAMAGDEGTVAIWGTLLGAALERDALLESLSSQHADLQKAYEIERALSETVRELGCPLIPLLPGVLLVPLIGMIDGGRARQVLEKVSEGVSRHRASSVLLDLTGVPFVDARVADTVGMTSRASALLGARVYLVGVRPEIAMSLVGVDLGVLGTFSSLSAALSELAPAGRRARKARRGAP